CGGGCACGTGCGCCACGTTCAGGTCCACGCCCTCGTACGTGTACGAGGCCAGCTCGTCGTGCAGCTCGGCCAGCCGCCCGTCGCCGGACACCTCGGCCTGCCTGCGCAGCTGGTGCAGCAGGTGGGCCCGGACCTCGGCCAGGTTCAGCAGCCGGCCGCCCATCGCCTGCGGGTGCAGCGACAGCCGCATCACGTTGATCGGCTCCTTCAGCAGCTCCTCCGGCACCCCCTCCATGAACATCGAGGCCGCCGAGTTGGCCGCCACCAGGTTCCACGCCGCGTCCACCACGACCGCCGGGTACGGCTCGTGCCCCGCCAGGATCTTGTCCAGCGCCTGGCGCACCAGCCCGAACTCGGGGGCGCGTACCTCTCTTTCTGGATAGATCGGCGCGAACCCGGCAGACACCAGCAGCCTGTTGCGGTGCCGCAGCGGCACCTCCAGCTCCTCGGCCAGTTTGATCACCATCTCGCGGCTCGGCCGGGCGCGCCCGGTCTCCAGGAAGCTGATGTGGCGGGCCGAAACGTCGGCCTCGATGGCCAGGTCCAGCTGGCTCACCCGCCGGCGCTGCCGCCAGGAACGCAACAGATCACCAAAAGACTCTTCATATATGGCTACGGCTCCCATATCCGGCACGCTATCGCCTGGAGGGAAGCGTCTCGATTACCTCCCAGGTAATGCGGCTCCTGTGGGAGGAAAACTCCCAGTCCTCAGAACCTGTCGGTCTGGCGTGGCACGATGGCCGCACGACGACAAGGAGCCTAGCCATGAGTGACGCAGTCCTCGCGATCGGCACCCGTAAGGGCCTGTTCCTCGCCCGCTCGACCGGCGGCGGCCCGTTCGAGATCGAGCCGATCCAGTTCTCCACGGTCGCGGTGCCCTCGGTGGCGATCGACACCCGCGGCGCCACACCCCGGCTCCTGGCCGGCATCGAATACGGTCATTTCGGTCCATCCGCCGTCTATTCGGACGACCTCGGG
The Nonomuraea helvata genome window above contains:
- a CDS encoding helix-turn-helix transcriptional regulator — translated: MRSWRQRRRVSQLDLAIEADVSARHISFLETGRARPSREMVIKLAEELEVPLRHRNRLLVSAGFAPIYPEREVRAPEFGLVRQALDKILAGHEPYPAVVVDAAWNLVAANSAASMFMEGVPEELLKEPINVMRLSLHPQAMGGRLLNLAEVRAHLLHQLRRQAEVSGDGRLAELHDELASYTYEGVDLNVAHVPGPADILVPLRIAAGDRVLSMFTTIATFGTPVDVTVSELAIETFWPNDEETAAAFQTG